In the genome of Bradyrhizobium sp. CIAT3101, one region contains:
- a CDS encoding ABC transporter substrate-binding protein — MFKLKSFIPALFGMALVAAPVHAAGNLVAVLEAEIVTLDPHFSTAYISRTFGYMVFDTLFAKDSKGDVKPQMVQDWKVSADGLTYTFTLRDGLKWHDGQPVTAADCVASLRRWGTRSALGRRIFAISASLEPTDAKTFVLTLKEPSGLVIDALGNPVSPVAFMMPERIAKTPGDQRITEIIGSGPFVYSKADHRTGDRMILKKFADYVPRPEPADFLAGGKRVNIDTLEIRVIPDGSTAASALQAGEIDFMQYAPFDLLPQLEKNSRVKVVNFTGGNMFAGAYRLNAASKPFDDPAIRRVLWKLVDQREVLDALGLDAKYAMPCATFFTCGTAYESKAGIEAAANPSIEAAKVALKATKYAGEPVVVMEANDLEAPRVSAQVLAERLKAAGFNVDLQVMDWASVLARRAKKEGWSVYGVHAGGFDLGSPLTNVMVAFNCVDFTGWQCDPRITPLMEAFAKAPAEADRKAVAGEIQSVMYDQAPAIPWGQFAQPAAYRATLRGLIPSAIPVFWNVEK, encoded by the coding sequence ATGTTCAAACTGAAGTCCTTCATTCCGGCGCTGTTCGGCATGGCACTCGTTGCGGCGCCCGTGCACGCCGCAGGAAATCTCGTCGCGGTGCTTGAAGCGGAGATCGTCACGCTCGATCCGCATTTCTCCACGGCCTATATTTCGCGCACCTTCGGCTACATGGTGTTCGACACGCTGTTCGCGAAGGACTCCAAGGGCGACGTCAAGCCGCAGATGGTGCAGGACTGGAAGGTCTCCGCGGACGGCTTGACTTATACATTCACGCTGCGTGACGGCCTGAAATGGCATGACGGCCAACCAGTCACCGCGGCCGATTGCGTCGCGTCGCTGCGCCGCTGGGGCACCCGCAGCGCGCTCGGCCGCCGCATTTTTGCGATCTCGGCTTCGCTGGAGCCGACGGATGCAAAAACCTTCGTGCTGACGCTGAAGGAGCCATCCGGGCTCGTCATCGACGCGCTCGGCAATCCCGTCAGCCCCGTCGCCTTCATGATGCCCGAGCGCATCGCGAAAACGCCCGGCGATCAGCGCATCACCGAGATCATCGGCTCCGGCCCGTTTGTCTACAGCAAGGCCGATCACCGTACCGGCGACCGCATGATCCTGAAGAAATTCGCCGACTACGTGCCGCGCCCTGAGCCCGCCGATTTCCTGGCCGGCGGCAAGCGCGTCAACATCGACACGCTCGAGATCCGCGTTATTCCGGATGGCTCGACGGCGGCGTCCGCGCTGCAAGCCGGCGAAATCGACTTCATGCAATATGCGCCGTTCGATCTGCTCCCTCAGCTCGAGAAGAACTCACGCGTGAAGGTCGTCAATTTCACCGGCGGCAACATGTTCGCGGGCGCCTATCGCCTCAATGCCGCATCAAAACCGTTCGACGATCCCGCGATCCGGCGCGTGCTGTGGAAGCTGGTTGATCAGCGCGAGGTGCTCGACGCGCTCGGGCTCGATGCCAAATACGCCATGCCTTGTGCGACGTTCTTCACTTGCGGCACCGCCTATGAGAGCAAGGCCGGCATTGAGGCTGCGGCAAATCCCTCGATCGAAGCGGCGAAGGTGGCGCTGAAGGCGACGAAATATGCCGGCGAGCCGGTGGTCGTGATGGAGGCCAACGATCTCGAGGCCCCGCGCGTGTCGGCGCAGGTGTTGGCCGAGCGGCTGAAGGCGGCGGGCTTCAACGTCGATCTCCAGGTGATGGATTGGGCGAGCGTGCTGGCGCGCCGTGCCAAGAAGGAAGGCTGGAGCGTCTACGGCGTTCACGCCGGCGGTTTTGACCTCGGCTCGCCGCTGACCAACGTCATGGTCGCCTTCAACTGCGTCGACTTCACCGGCTGGCAGTGCGATCCACGCATCACGCCGCTGATGGAAGCCTTTGCGAAAGCGCCTGCCGAAGCGGATCGCAAGGCAGTTGCCGGCGAGATCCAGAGCGTCATGTACGATCAGGCGCCCGCGATTCCGTGGGGCCAGTTCGCGCAGCCCGCCGCCTATCGCGCCACTCTGCGCGGTCTGATACCGTCCGCCATCCCGGTGTTCTGGAACGTTGAGAAGTAA
- a CDS encoding GMC family oxidoreductase N-terminal domain-containing protein: MYDVIVVGGGSAGAAVAARLSEDPARRVLLLEAGLDWRADEAPWEVRTPNPIPIIHKREYQEKWQWPDLLTRRVAGQEPRFYWRGKGLGGSSMMNGQIAIRGVADAFDEWAANGCTGWSAREVMPLFSVIEDDLEFGDAAGHGRGGPLPVYRAPPEKWGPIDRGLRDAALASGYPWCADLNGPDGEGVACYPINSRDSRRITTNEGYLEPARGRANLEIRGKTLVDRVLISDGRATGLRVHTEGQGTSDISARQIVLCAGAIHSPAILLRSGIGPADELKAMGIAVARDLPVGRHFFDHPLFRATIQLQQNLRPADPDTRHTNCCVTYSSGLADGGKRDMILIAFNHRGIGVPGAIGAGLFNAYSRGTLKLASTDPSVDPIVEENMLADPRDMQRMLDAVKRLAVITSQPALAGIADWIRLADTDLTLPQAAALPDHELDALLRRETGDIQHAAGSCRMTGVNDADGVVNPDGTVKGISGLRVADASIMPSDCRANTHFTTVVIGEAIARMMMR, translated from the coding sequence ATGTACGATGTCATTGTTGTCGGCGGCGGCTCGGCTGGCGCCGCCGTGGCCGCGAGGCTCTCCGAGGATCCCGCACGTCGCGTGCTGCTGTTAGAGGCGGGCCTCGATTGGCGCGCTGACGAAGCGCCCTGGGAGGTGAGGACGCCAAACCCGATCCCGATCATTCACAAGCGCGAGTATCAGGAGAAATGGCAGTGGCCTGATCTCCTGACGCGCCGTGTGGCGGGGCAGGAGCCGCGCTTCTACTGGCGCGGCAAGGGGCTCGGCGGCTCGTCGATGATGAACGGCCAGATCGCCATTCGCGGCGTCGCGGATGCATTCGACGAATGGGCCGCCAATGGCTGCACCGGCTGGTCGGCCAGGGAGGTGATGCCGCTCTTCTCGGTGATCGAGGACGATCTCGAATTTGGCGATGCCGCAGGTCACGGCCGCGGCGGACCGTTGCCGGTCTATCGCGCGCCGCCGGAAAAATGGGGCCCGATCGATCGTGGCTTGCGCGATGCGGCGCTGGCAAGCGGCTATCCCTGGTGCGCCGATCTCAACGGCCCTGACGGTGAGGGCGTCGCCTGCTATCCCATCAACAGCCGCGACAGCCGCCGCATCACCACCAATGAGGGCTATCTGGAGCCTGCGCGCGGCCGCGCCAATCTGGAGATCCGGGGCAAGACGCTGGTCGATCGCGTTCTGATCAGCGACGGCCGTGCGACGGGTCTGCGCGTTCACACCGAGGGGCAGGGCACCAGCGACATCAGCGCGCGCCAGATCGTGCTTTGCGCCGGTGCTATCCACAGCCCGGCGATCCTGCTGCGCTCGGGCATTGGGCCGGCCGACGAGCTGAAGGCGATGGGGATCGCGGTCGCGCGCGACCTGCCGGTGGGCCGCCACTTCTTCGATCATCCGCTGTTCCGCGCGACGATCCAGCTGCAGCAAAACCTGCGGCCCGCCGATCCCGACACCCGCCACACCAATTGCTGCGTGACCTATTCGTCCGGTCTCGCCGATGGCGGCAAGCGCGACATGATCCTGATCGCGTTCAACCATCGCGGCATCGGCGTGCCCGGCGCGATCGGTGCCGGGCTGTTCAACGCCTATTCGCGCGGCACGCTCAAGCTCGCCTCCACCGATCCGTCCGTCGATCCCATCGTCGAGGAGAACATGCTTGCCGATCCCCGCGACATGCAGCGCATGTTGGATGCGGTGAAACGGCTGGCCGTGATCACCTCCCAGCCCGCACTTGCCGGTATCGCCGATTGGATCAGGCTGGCCGACACCGATCTGACGCTGCCGCAGGCGGCGGCGCTGCCGGATCATGAACTCGACGCGCTTTTGCGCCGCGAAACCGGCGACATCCAGCACGCCGCCGGCAGTTGCCGCATGACCGGCGTCAACGATGCCGATGGTGTGGTCAATCCTGATGGCACCGTGAAGGGCATCTCGGGCCTGCGCGTCGCCGATGCCTCGATCATGCCGTCCGACTGCCGTGCCAACACCCACTTCACGACGGTGGTGATTGGCGAGGCGATCGCTCGGATGATGATGCGGTAG
- a CDS encoding DUF3551 domain-containing protein: MRKLALTILTVGIALTAGHARAQRYDPAFPVCLNVVSFGTSPYYRCSYTTMDQCRASANGQMCVLNPYYVGTKARGSNRRNSRQTYAPPRPPIHSRAAPYNQYNEPYYGASQGYAPGEKERFLQSVRQYM, translated from the coding sequence ATGCGCAAATTGGCTTTGACAATTTTGACAGTGGGTATCGCCCTGACAGCGGGGCACGCCCGGGCTCAAAGATATGATCCGGCATTTCCCGTTTGCCTGAACGTCGTCTCTTTCGGAACCAGCCCGTACTACAGATGCAGCTATACGACGATGGACCAATGCAGAGCGTCGGCTAACGGTCAGATGTGCGTCCTCAACCCGTATTACGTTGGTACGAAGGCCAGAGGGAGCAATCGGCGCAATTCCCGCCAAACATACGCGCCGCCCAGGCCGCCGATCCACTCCCGGGCTGCGCCGTACAATCAATACAATGAACCCTATTATGGAGCTTCCCAAGGTTACGCACCGGGCGAGAAAGAGCGATTTCTCCAAAGCGTGAGACAATACATGTGA
- the chrA gene encoding chromate efflux transporter has translation MDIRNAQAEADAGHGVSFGEAFRVWLRVACLSFGGPAGQIAVMHRILVEEKNWISEGRFLHALNYCMLLPGPEAQQLATYVGWLMHRTAGGLMAGGLFVLPGIIAIMGLSYIYAAYGNVSFVEALFFGLKAAVLAIVIEAVVRVGKRALKNRIMIALAAIAFVAIFFFAVPFPIIIIAAGVIGYAGARAGRPEFAPPGHGHGDSGAVIDSMLGEAVPEHVRPNTPRAIRTAALWLSLWLVPVIALLAVLGQASVFSQIALFFTKMALVTFGGAYAVLAYVAQQAVEHYHWLKPHEMLDGLGMAETTPGPLIMVLQFVGFMAAYRDPSGLSPMLAAMLGGLLATWVTFTPCFLWIFVGGPYIERLRGNTGLAGALSAITAAVVGVILNLSIWFALHTLFRETVPVHAFPLDFDRPVLTSVDIPALVLSIAAATAIFRFKLGMLTVLAGSCAAGVALRLVGVI, from the coding sequence ATGGATATCCGTAACGCCCAAGCAGAAGCTGATGCCGGTCACGGCGTCAGCTTCGGTGAAGCCTTTCGCGTCTGGCTCCGCGTCGCCTGCCTCAGCTTCGGCGGGCCGGCGGGCCAGATCGCGGTGATGCACCGCATCCTGGTCGAGGAGAAGAACTGGATCTCCGAGGGACGTTTCCTGCATGCGCTGAATTACTGCATGCTGCTGCCGGGACCGGAGGCGCAGCAGCTCGCGACCTATGTCGGCTGGCTGATGCATCGCACCGCCGGCGGGCTGATGGCGGGCGGGCTGTTCGTCCTGCCCGGCATCATCGCCATCATGGGCCTGAGCTACATCTATGCGGCCTATGGCAATGTCAGCTTCGTCGAGGCGCTGTTCTTCGGACTGAAGGCCGCGGTGCTCGCCATCGTCATCGAGGCCGTTGTCCGCGTCGGCAAGCGGGCGCTGAAGAACCGCATCATGATCGCGCTGGCCGCAATCGCCTTTGTCGCAATCTTCTTCTTCGCGGTCCCCTTCCCGATCATCATCATTGCCGCCGGCGTGATCGGCTATGCCGGCGCCCGCGCCGGCCGGCCGGAATTTGCGCCTCCCGGTCACGGCCATGGCGACAGCGGTGCCGTGATCGACAGCATGCTCGGCGAAGCCGTGCCCGAGCATGTCCGCCCCAACACGCCGCGCGCGATCCGGACCGCGGCCCTGTGGCTTTCGCTTTGGCTCGTGCCGGTGATCGCGCTGCTTGCGGTTCTGGGCCAAGCCAGCGTGTTCAGCCAGATCGCGCTGTTCTTCACCAAGATGGCGCTCGTCACCTTTGGTGGCGCCTACGCGGTGCTGGCCTATGTCGCCCAGCAGGCGGTCGAGCATTATCACTGGCTGAAGCCGCACGAGATGCTCGACGGGCTCGGCATGGCCGAGACCACGCCGGGCCCTCTCATCATGGTGCTCCAGTTCGTCGGCTTCATGGCCGCCTATCGCGACCCGAGCGGCCTGTCGCCGATGCTGGCGGCCATGCTCGGCGGCCTGCTTGCGACCTGGGTCACCTTCACGCCCTGCTTCCTCTGGATCTTCGTCGGTGGCCCCTATATCGAGCGGCTGCGCGGCAACACGGGGTTGGCCGGGGCCCTCAGCGCGATCACCGCCGCCGTCGTCGGCGTGATCCTCAACCTCTCGATCTGGTTCGCGCTGCACACCCTGTTCCGCGAGACCGTGCCGGTGCATGCCTTCCCACTGGATTTCGACAGGCCCGTGCTGACGAGCGTCGATATTCCCGCGCTCGTGCTGTCGATTGCGGCTGCGACCGCGATCTTCCGGTTCAAGCTCGGGATGCTGACGGTGCTCGCCGGCAGCTGCGCCGCCGGCGTGGCGTTGCGGCTGGTGGGGGTGATCTAG
- a CDS encoding chromate resistance protein ChrB domain-containing protein encodes MSTFTTISSDKLARLIGTANAPALIDVRTEEDFAADRRLIPGSVRFSHETVAEWGGAFAGRSAIVSCLRGGKLAQGTAAWLRQLGVEAETLDGGFEGWKEAKLPLLDTRKLPPRDTKGRTVWVTRARPKVDRIACPWLIRRFVDPNAVFLYVAPSEVVAVGERFSAAPFDIENVFWSHRGELCTFDVMIEEFGVATPALLRLATLVRGADTARPDLAPEAPGLLAASLGLSRMYDDDLEQLEAGMLLYDSFYRWCRDATGETHNWPTNKVKA; translated from the coding sequence ATGTCAACGTTCACGACCATATCATCCGACAAATTGGCGCGCCTGATCGGCACGGCCAATGCCCCTGCTCTGATCGATGTCCGGACGGAGGAGGATTTTGCCGCCGACCGGCGACTGATCCCCGGCTCTGTCAGGTTCAGCCACGAGACCGTTGCGGAATGGGGCGGCGCATTTGCCGGCCGTTCCGCCATCGTTTCCTGTCTGCGCGGCGGCAAGCTCGCACAGGGCACCGCAGCCTGGCTCAGGCAGCTCGGCGTGGAGGCCGAGACTCTCGACGGCGGCTTCGAGGGCTGGAAGGAAGCGAAGCTGCCGTTGCTCGACACCCGCAAGCTCCCCCCGCGCGATACCAAGGGACGCACCGTCTGGGTCACGCGGGCGCGGCCCAAGGTCGACCGCATCGCCTGCCCCTGGCTGATCCGCCGCTTCGTCGATCCCAACGCGGTGTTTCTGTATGTGGCGCCGTCCGAAGTGGTCGCCGTCGGCGAGCGGTTCAGTGCCGCGCCCTTCGACATCGAGAACGTGTTCTGGAGCCACCGCGGCGAGCTCTGCACCTTCGACGTCATGATCGAGGAGTTCGGCGTTGCGACGCCGGCGTTGCTGCGGCTGGCCACGCTGGTGCGCGGCGCCGACACCGCGCGGCCGGATCTCGCACCGGAAGCGCCCGGCCTGCTCGCCGCGTCTCTCGGGCTGTCGCGGATGTACGATGACGACCTCGAACAGCTCGAGGCCGGCATGCTGCTCTACGATTCCTTCTACCGCTGGTGCCGCGACGCCACGGGCGAGACCCACAATTGGCCGACCAACAAGGTGAAGGCGTGA
- a CDS encoding N-acyl homoserine lactonase family protein: MTRKITLALAVAAFALSAQAAFAQKPGVEKLYIMNCGEGVAGDIGRWSPGVNEGQSMDFVDTCYLIKHSQGWFLWDTGIPDAVAAMPNGLAPADPKAVTWKRPKTLAAQLEQIGVKPADIKAMGVSHTHPDHIGNVEMFPQATLYVQKAEYDWPGANNEPRFKPSHPVELLSGDKDVFGDGSITILSTPGHTPGHQSLLVKLPKTGAVVLSGDAAHFKSNWENRRVPVNNVSKDQSVASMQKIADTLTKEKGQLWINHDKAQRDSQKMSPEFYD; this comes from the coding sequence ATGACACGCAAGATCACGCTCGCTCTCGCCGTCGCGGCATTCGCGCTGTCCGCCCAGGCTGCGTTCGCGCAAAAGCCGGGCGTCGAGAAACTCTACATCATGAATTGCGGGGAGGGGGTTGCCGGCGACATCGGGCGCTGGTCGCCCGGGGTGAACGAAGGCCAGTCGATGGATTTCGTCGACACCTGCTATCTCATCAAGCACAGCCAGGGTTGGTTCCTGTGGGATACCGGCATCCCCGACGCGGTTGCGGCGATGCCTAACGGGCTTGCGCCGGCCGATCCGAAGGCCGTGACCTGGAAGCGGCCGAAGACGCTCGCCGCCCAGCTGGAGCAGATCGGCGTCAAGCCCGCCGACATCAAGGCCATGGGCGTCTCGCATACGCATCCCGATCACATCGGCAATGTCGAGATGTTTCCACAGGCAACCCTCTACGTGCAGAAGGCCGAATATGACTGGCCCGGCGCGAACAACGAACCGCGCTTCAAGCCGTCGCATCCGGTCGAGCTGCTTAGCGGCGACAAGGACGTGTTCGGCGATGGCAGCATCACCATCCTCTCGACGCCCGGTCACACGCCGGGGCACCAGTCGCTGCTGGTGAAATTGCCGAAGACCGGAGCGGTCGTGCTTTCCGGTGACGCCGCCCACTTCAAGAGCAATTGGGAGAACCGGCGCGTTCCCGTCAACAATGTCAGCAAGGACCAGTCGGTCGCCTCGATGCAGAAGATTGCCGACACGCTGACCAAGGAGAAGGGGCAGCTCTGGATCAACCACGACAAGGCCCAGCGCGACAGCCAGAAGATGTCGCCGGAGTTTTATGACTAG
- a CDS encoding DMT family transporter yields the protein MGEWLGVAIALASSSIGGTAAAITRYLVVGADPVLLAILRWGIGFMCLLPCALLLRVRWPQRPDWPAVMALGICFFGLFFILYNIAVSYTTAARASLALATLPLHTMVVGAILGVERLTARKIVGVGIAVLGVAAALAVGLAQSPPGSWRGELIMTGAVFCMAFYNVLSRPLMQRSSALGFLTVGMGAGAAVLVLVGLAKGSFAALDHFTMAQWIAGIYLGAGGGALAFILWVMALARATPTRVANTMTVNPIAATLLAALLIGEPITPNLLIGLVAVFAGIGIATSQPKPA from the coding sequence GTGGGGGAATGGCTCGGGGTCGCGATCGCTCTGGCGTCGAGCAGCATCGGCGGCACCGCTGCTGCGATCACCCGTTACCTCGTCGTCGGCGCCGATCCGGTCCTGCTGGCGATCCTGCGCTGGGGGATCGGTTTCATGTGTCTGCTGCCGTGCGCGCTGCTGCTGCGCGTCCGCTGGCCGCAGCGGCCGGACTGGCCGGCCGTGATGGCGCTCGGCATCTGCTTCTTTGGCCTGTTCTTCATCCTCTACAACATCGCTGTGTCCTACACGACCGCCGCCCGCGCCAGTCTCGCGCTGGCGACGCTGCCGCTCCACACCATGGTGGTCGGAGCGATCCTTGGCGTGGAGCGGCTGACGGCGCGAAAGATCGTCGGCGTCGGCATTGCCGTGCTCGGTGTTGCCGCGGCGTTGGCCGTGGGCCTGGCACAAAGCCCGCCCGGTTCCTGGCGCGGCGAGCTGATCATGACCGGTGCGGTGTTCTGCATGGCCTTCTACAACGTGCTGTCACGGCCGCTGATGCAGCGCTCCAGCGCGCTCGGGTTTCTGACGGTCGGCATGGGCGCGGGCGCTGCGGTGCTGGTGCTCGTGGGTCTTGCGAAGGGCAGCTTTGCCGCGCTCGACCATTTCACGATGGCGCAATGGATTGCCGGGATCTATCTCGGCGCCGGCGGCGGCGCGCTCGCCTTCATCCTCTGGGTGATGGCGCTGGCGCGCGCGACGCCAACCCGCGTTGCCAATACGATGACGGTCAATCCGATCGCGGCAACCTTGCTGGCGGCACTGCTGATCGGCGAGCCGATCACGCCAAATCTGCTGATCGGGCTGGTTGCCGTGTTCGCCGGCATCGGGATCGCGACGAGCCAGCCGAAGCCGGCCTAG
- a CDS encoding MFS transporter, with protein sequence MSQRQLPIILALGTTQTLAWASSYYLPALIADPMAHDLGISTNWIFGAFSASLVISAMLGPRIGRQIDLVGGRQVLSASNLTIAAGLVLLGFSQSVAVMAFAWLVLGTGMAMGLYDAAFAALGRIYGTEARGSITGITLMAGFASTVGWPLTAWGLAHIGWRDTCFAWAAANILIGLPLNFFMLPAIKGAKQAAATAEKPHVPLDRTMILLAFVFAAVWTVTGAMAVHFPRILEATGATHVEAIAAGALIGPAQVIARILEASVLSRFHPLWSTRLACLTHPIGAAVVAIFGAPAASAFALLHGSGNGILTIARGTLPLAIFGPKDFGYRLGIIGAPARMAQAVAPLAFGLLIDVMGAKVLMVSSALSLSALAALFLIRAEKRAD encoded by the coding sequence ATGAGCCAGCGCCAGCTTCCGATCATCCTGGCGCTCGGCACGACGCAGACCCTGGCCTGGGCCTCCAGCTATTATTTGCCGGCCCTGATCGCCGACCCGATGGCGCACGACCTCGGCATCTCCACCAACTGGATCTTCGGCGCGTTCTCGGCCTCGCTGGTGATCTCGGCGATGCTGGGGCCGCGCATCGGCCGGCAGATCGACCTCGTCGGCGGGCGGCAGGTGCTGTCGGCCTCGAACCTGACGATCGCTGCAGGCCTCGTGCTGCTTGGTTTCTCGCAATCGGTCGCGGTGATGGCGTTTGCCTGGCTCGTACTCGGCACCGGCATGGCGATGGGGCTCTACGATGCTGCTTTCGCCGCGCTCGGCCGCATCTACGGCACGGAGGCACGCGGCTCGATCACCGGCATCACGCTGATGGCGGGCTTTGCCTCAACCGTCGGCTGGCCCCTCACCGCCTGGGGGCTCGCCCATATCGGCTGGCGCGACACCTGTTTCGCCTGGGCTGCCGCCAATATCCTGATCGGCCTGCCGCTCAACTTCTTCATGCTGCCGGCGATCAAGGGGGCGAAGCAGGCCGCGGCAACGGCGGAGAAACCGCACGTCCCGCTCGACCGGACCATGATCCTGCTCGCCTTCGTCTTTGCGGCGGTCTGGACCGTCACCGGCGCCATGGCCGTACATTTCCCGCGCATCCTCGAGGCAACGGGCGCGACCCATGTCGAGGCGATCGCGGCCGGCGCGCTGATCGGCCCGGCGCAGGTGATCGCGCGCATTCTCGAAGCCAGCGTTCTCAGCCGCTTCCATCCGCTGTGGTCGACGCGGCTCGCCTGCCTCACCCACCCGATCGGAGCGGCCGTCGTCGCCATCTTCGGCGCGCCCGCCGCGAGCGCCTTTGCGCTGCTGCACGGCTCCGGCAATGGCATTTTGACAATCGCCCGCGGAACGCTGCCGCTCGCGATCTTCGGCCCGAAAGATTTCGGCTATCGCCTCGGTATCATCGGCGCGCCGGCGCGAATGGCGCAGGCGGTGGCGCCGCTGGCCTTCGGGCTGCTGATCGACGTCATGGGCGCCAAGGTGCTGATGGTCTCGTCCGCCCTCAGCCTGTCAGCGCTGGCCGCGCTGTTCCTGATCCGCGCCGAGAAGCGGGCCGATTGA
- a CDS encoding adenylate/guanylate cyclase domain-containing protein: MQLTSRLALMNWLTGQGLTGLPENELLRGFCERCRAEGLELSRGLVVIDTLHPIYEGRGFLWNDRASNERDVFEYGSTAEGDAAKNWRRSVFFHMLEHGHDEMVIDLADAPSMDFSQIGDLAEKGHKHYLAFVHRFGENGALGLMDCLYSCWTTRRDEGFSEPELVALRDLVPVLGLAIKSAQQVDIARTLGRVYLGRGASEQVLGGRISRGVTERINAVLWYSDLRGSTGISESIGPDEIIPFLNDYAQAVIDAIHEAGGDVLKLIGDGVLAMFTGEDMAHARRAALRAEHLFRQNVAALNVRREADGRPTTSAYIGLHVGEVFYGNIGSEDRLDFTVVGPTVNEVSRIASMSRSVDRELLASAEFYKGLDAAGRRYLVSTGRYALRGIGRAQDLYTLDPEVDASEPVTGSYERYLAN; encoded by the coding sequence ATGCAACTCACCTCCCGCCTTGCGCTGATGAACTGGCTGACCGGTCAGGGCCTCACCGGCCTTCCCGAGAACGAGCTGCTGCGCGGCTTTTGCGAGCGCTGCCGCGCCGAAGGGCTGGAACTCTCGCGCGGGCTCGTCGTCATCGACACGCTGCATCCGATCTATGAGGGCCGCGGCTTCCTTTGGAACGACAGGGCCAGCAACGAGAGGGACGTGTTCGAATACGGCTCGACCGCCGAGGGCGACGCCGCCAAGAACTGGCGCCGTTCGGTGTTCTTCCACATGCTCGAGCACGGCCACGACGAGATGGTGATCGATCTGGCTGATGCGCCCTCGATGGACTTCTCGCAGATCGGCGATCTCGCCGAGAAGGGCCATAAGCACTATCTCGCCTTCGTGCATCGCTTCGGCGAGAACGGCGCGCTTGGGCTGATGGACTGCCTCTATTCCTGCTGGACCACGCGGCGCGATGAAGGCTTCTCCGAGCCGGAACTCGTCGCGTTGCGCGATCTCGTGCCGGTGCTGGGGCTTGCGATCAAATCGGCGCAGCAGGTCGACATCGCGCGCACGCTCGGGCGCGTCTATCTCGGCCGCGGCGCCTCCGAACAGGTGCTGGGCGGACGGATCTCGCGCGGCGTCACCGAACGCATCAACGCCGTGCTCTGGTATTCGGATTTGCGCGGCTCGACCGGGATCAGCGAGAGCATCGGCCCCGACGAGATCATCCCGTTCCTCAACGATTATGCGCAGGCCGTGATCGACGCGATCCACGAGGCCGGCGGTGACGTGCTGAAGCTGATTGGCGACGGCGTGCTCGCGATGTTCACCGGCGAGGACATGGCCCATGCCCGCCGCGCTGCGCTGCGCGCCGAGCACCTGTTTCGCCAGAACGTCGCGGCGCTGAACGTGCGGCGCGAGGCCGACGGCCGTCCGACCACGTCCGCCTATATCGGCCTGCATGTCGGCGAGGTCTTCTACGGCAATATCGGCAGCGAGGACCGGCTCGATTTCACCGTGGTGGGGCCGACGGTCAACGAGGTCAGCCGCATCGCCTCGATGAGCCGCTCGGTCGATCGCGAGCTGCTGGCGTCAGCCGAGTTTTACAAGGGCCTGGATGCCGCCGGCCGCCGCTATCTCGTCTCCACCGGCCGCTACGCGCTGCGCGGCATCGGCCGCGCGCAGGACCTCTACACGCTCGATCCCGAGGTCGACGCGAGCGAACCGGTGACGGGCAGCTACGAACGGTATCTGGCGAATTAG